In one Gossypium hirsutum isolate 1008001.06 chromosome D09, Gossypium_hirsutum_v2.1, whole genome shotgun sequence genomic region, the following are encoded:
- the LOC107891461 gene encoding proteasome subunit alpha type-3 isoform X1: MSSIGTGYDLSVTTFSPDGRVFQIEYAAKAVDNSGTVIGIKCKDGIVMGVEKLIASKMMLPGSNRRIHSVHRHSGMAVAGLAADGRQIVARAKSEATNYQSVYGEPIPVKELAERVASYVHLCTLYWWLRPFGCGIILGGYDRDGPQLYMVEPSGISYRYFGAAIGKGKQAAKTEIEKLKLSEMTCREGVIEVAKIIYKVHDEAKDKAFELEMSWVCDESKQQHQKVPDDLLEEAKVAARTALEEMDAD; the protein is encoded by the exons atgagcaGCATCGGAACTGGTTACGATCTCTCAGTCACCACTTTCTCTCCCGACGGACGCGTTTTCCAGATCGAGTACGCCGCCAAAGCCGTCGATAACAGCGG aaCTGTGATTGGAATTAAATGCAAAGATGGGATCGTTATg GGAGTGGAGAAGCTGATAGCATCAAAGATGATGTTACCTGGTTCTAATCGTAGAATCCACTCGGTTCATCGTCATTCCGGCATG GCAGTGGCTGGATTAGCAGCTGACGGGAGACAAATTGTGGCCCGTGCTAAATCTGAAGCTACTAATTACCAAAG TGTCTATGGTGAACCCATTCCTGTCAAAGAACTTGCTGAACGCGTTGCAAGTTATGTGCATTTATGCACCCTTTACTGGTGGCTCAGGCCCTTCGGCTGTGGGATAATTCTCGGAGGTTATGACAGAGATGGTCCCCAATTATATATGGTTGAACCATCTGGCATCTCCTAT AGATATTTTGGTGCTGCAATTGGGAAGGGAAAGCAAGCTGCCAAAAC GGAAATTGAAAAGTTGAAGCTGTCAGAAATGACCTGCAGGGAAGGGGTTATTGAAGTAGCCAAAAT CATCTACAAAGTACATGATGAAGCGAAGGACAAGGCCTTTGAACTGGAGATGAGTTGGGTCTGTGATGAGTCAAAGCAACAACATCAAAAG GTTCCTGATGACCTTTTAGAGGAAGCCAAGGTTGCAGCTAGGACTGCATTGGAAGAAATGGATGCTGACTAA
- the LOC107891461 gene encoding proteasome subunit alpha type-3 isoform X2, producing the protein MSSIGTGYDLSVTTFSPDGRVFQIEYAAKAVDNSGTVIGIKCKDGIVMGVEKLIASKMMLPGSNRRIHSVHRHSGMAVAGLAADGRQIVARAKSEATNYQSVYGEPIPVKELAERVASYVHLCTLYWWLRPFGCGIILGGYDRDGPQLYMVEPSGISYRYFGAAIGKGKQAAKTIYKVHDEAKDKAFELEMSWVCDESKQQHQKVPDDLLEEAKVAARTALEEMDAD; encoded by the exons atgagcaGCATCGGAACTGGTTACGATCTCTCAGTCACCACTTTCTCTCCCGACGGACGCGTTTTCCAGATCGAGTACGCCGCCAAAGCCGTCGATAACAGCGG aaCTGTGATTGGAATTAAATGCAAAGATGGGATCGTTATg GGAGTGGAGAAGCTGATAGCATCAAAGATGATGTTACCTGGTTCTAATCGTAGAATCCACTCGGTTCATCGTCATTCCGGCATG GCAGTGGCTGGATTAGCAGCTGACGGGAGACAAATTGTGGCCCGTGCTAAATCTGAAGCTACTAATTACCAAAG TGTCTATGGTGAACCCATTCCTGTCAAAGAACTTGCTGAACGCGTTGCAAGTTATGTGCATTTATGCACCCTTTACTGGTGGCTCAGGCCCTTCGGCTGTGGGATAATTCTCGGAGGTTATGACAGAGATGGTCCCCAATTATATATGGTTGAACCATCTGGCATCTCCTAT AGATATTTTGGTGCTGCAATTGGGAAGGGAAAGCAAGCTGCCAAAAC CATCTACAAAGTACATGATGAAGCGAAGGACAAGGCCTTTGAACTGGAGATGAGTTGGGTCTGTGATGAGTCAAAGCAACAACATCAAAAG GTTCCTGATGACCTTTTAGAGGAAGCCAAGGTTGCAGCTAGGACTGCATTGGAAGAAATGGATGCTGACTAA